In Arthrobacter sp. SLBN-83, one DNA window encodes the following:
- the xylB gene encoding xylulokinase, with protein MPLVAGVDSSTQSCKVVIRDADTGALVRQGRATHPEGTEVHPDHWWAALQKAVADAGGLDDVSAVAVGGQQHGMVCLDGDGAVIRPALLWNDTRSAGAASELIENAGGGDPAAGAQYWASATGTVPVASLTVTKLRWLAANEPENAAKVAAVCLPHDWLTWRLAGYGPGRGAEGLAALATDRSDASGTGYYSTAEGTYLPDVLAASLGHVPALPKVLGPLETAGKTPAGALLAAGAGDNAAAALGAGAALGDVVMSLGTSGTVFAVSDSPAADPSGLVAGFADAAGHYLPLVCTLNATRIFDATAALLGVDLAEFNQLALSAGPGAGGLTLVPYFDGERTPNLPDATGSLHGITRANYTPANLARAAVEGVVCSLADGLAALQAQGVQPRRILLVGGGAQSVAVQEVAASLLGAAVTVPQPGEYVADGAARQAAAALTGQFPTWAADAVDLPHGTDDAGVLARYRRFASLYATAGGKG; from the coding sequence ATGCCGCTCGTAGCCGGAGTCGACAGCTCCACCCAGTCCTGCAAAGTAGTCATCCGCGACGCGGACACCGGGGCGCTCGTCCGCCAGGGCCGGGCCACCCACCCCGAGGGCACCGAGGTCCACCCGGACCACTGGTGGGCTGCCCTGCAAAAGGCCGTGGCGGACGCCGGCGGCCTCGATGACGTCAGCGCGGTTGCCGTCGGCGGCCAGCAGCACGGCATGGTCTGTTTGGACGGTGACGGCGCCGTGATCCGACCGGCGCTGCTGTGGAATGACACCCGCAGCGCAGGCGCAGCCTCTGAACTCATCGAGAATGCCGGCGGCGGTGATCCCGCCGCCGGCGCCCAGTACTGGGCCAGTGCCACCGGCACCGTTCCGGTCGCATCCCTGACGGTGACGAAGCTTCGCTGGCTGGCTGCCAACGAGCCGGAGAACGCCGCGAAGGTGGCTGCGGTCTGCCTCCCGCACGACTGGCTGACCTGGCGGCTCGCCGGCTATGGGCCCGGCAGGGGTGCAGAGGGCCTGGCCGCGCTGGCCACTGACCGCTCGGACGCCTCAGGCACGGGGTACTATTCGACCGCCGAGGGCACGTACCTTCCGGATGTCCTGGCCGCATCGCTCGGCCATGTGCCGGCCCTTCCCAAAGTCCTCGGACCGCTGGAAACGGCGGGAAAGACGCCGGCAGGCGCTCTCCTGGCTGCAGGCGCCGGGGACAACGCAGCCGCCGCCCTCGGTGCAGGGGCCGCACTGGGCGACGTGGTGATGTCGCTGGGCACGTCCGGTACCGTATTTGCGGTGTCTGACAGCCCGGCGGCAGATCCTTCCGGGCTCGTGGCAGGGTTCGCAGATGCGGCCGGCCACTACCTGCCGCTGGTATGCACGTTGAATGCCACCCGCATCTTCGATGCCACGGCTGCCCTGCTGGGGGTGGACCTGGCGGAGTTCAACCAGCTGGCATTGTCCGCTGGTCCGGGCGCGGGTGGTCTCACGCTGGTCCCCTACTTCGACGGCGAGCGGACGCCCAACCTGCCGGATGCTACCGGTTCACTGCATGGCATCACCCGGGCCAACTACACCCCTGCCAACCTGGCGCGCGCCGCCGTCGAAGGCGTGGTGTGCTCCCTGGCCGACGGCCTGGCGGCCCTGCAGGCGCAAGGCGTGCAGCCAAGGCGGATCCTCCTGGTTGGCGGGGGCGCCCAGTCTGTTGCTGTGCAGGAAGTCGCCGCCAGCCTGCTGGGGGCGGCCGTTACCGTCCCCCAGCCGGGTGAGTACGTTGCCGACGGTGCCGCGCGCCAAGCGGCGGCGGCACTTACCGGACAGTTCCCCACGTGGGCGGCAGACGCCGTCGACCTTCCACACGGAACGGACGACGCCGGCGTGCTGGCGAGGTACCGCAGGTTCGCCTCGCTGTACGCCACGGCCGGCGGCAAGGGCTAG
- the xylA gene encoding xylose isomerase yields the protein MTLSPTPADKFTFGLWTVGWTGADPFGVATRKALDPVEAVHKLSELGAYGITFHDNDLVPFDASASERELILKNFRAALAETGLKVPMVTTNLFSHPVFKDGGFTSNDRSIRRFALSKVLRNIDLAAELGAETFVMWGGREGSEYDGSKDLAAALDRMKEGVDTAAGYIKEKGYNLRIALEPKPNEPRGDIFLPTVGHGLAFIAQLEHGDIVGLNPETGHEQMAGLNFTHGIAQALWAGKLFHIDLNGQRGIKYDQDLVFGHGDLTSAFFTVDLLENGFPNGGPKYDGPRHFDYKPSRTDGYDGVWESAKANMAMYLLLKERALAFRADPQVQEALKTSGVFELGESTLAAGESTADLLADAAAFEDFDADKAAERSFAFVRLNQLAIEHLLGAH from the coding sequence ATGACTCTCTCCCCCACCCCGGCCGACAAGTTCACGTTTGGCCTCTGGACCGTCGGCTGGACCGGCGCCGACCCGTTCGGCGTCGCAACCCGCAAGGCCCTCGACCCAGTGGAAGCAGTCCACAAGCTCAGCGAGCTGGGCGCTTACGGCATCACCTTCCATGACAATGACCTGGTTCCGTTTGACGCCTCCGCCTCGGAACGGGAACTGATCCTGAAGAACTTCCGCGCAGCCCTGGCTGAGACCGGGCTGAAGGTACCGATGGTCACCACCAACCTCTTCAGCCACCCTGTGTTCAAGGACGGCGGCTTCACCTCCAACGACCGCTCGATCCGCCGCTTCGCCCTGTCCAAGGTCCTGCGCAACATCGACCTCGCCGCCGAACTCGGCGCCGAAACATTCGTCATGTGGGGAGGCCGCGAGGGCAGCGAATACGACGGATCCAAGGACCTGGCCGCCGCCCTGGACCGTATGAAGGAAGGCGTGGACACCGCCGCCGGCTACATCAAGGAAAAGGGCTACAACCTCCGCATCGCCCTGGAGCCCAAGCCCAACGAACCCCGCGGCGACATCTTCCTGCCCACCGTGGGCCACGGCCTGGCCTTCATCGCCCAGCTGGAACACGGCGACATCGTGGGCCTGAACCCGGAGACCGGCCACGAGCAGATGGCAGGGCTGAACTTCACCCACGGCATCGCCCAGGCTCTGTGGGCCGGCAAGCTCTTCCACATCGACCTTAACGGCCAGCGCGGCATCAAGTACGACCAGGACCTGGTCTTTGGCCATGGCGACCTCACCAGCGCCTTCTTCACCGTCGACCTGCTGGAGAACGGCTTCCCGAACGGCGGCCCCAAGTACGACGGCCCCCGCCACTTCGACTACAAGCCCTCCCGCACCGACGGCTACGACGGCGTGTGGGAATCCGCCAAGGCCAACATGGCCATGTACCTCCTGCTCAAGGAACGTGCCCTGGCCTTCCGCGCAGACCCGCAGGTACAGGAAGCCCTCAAGACCTCGGGCGTCTTCGAACTCGGCGAGTCCACCCTCGCCGCCGGTGAAAGCACCGCGGACCTGCTCGCAGACGCCGCAGCGTTTGAGGACTTCGACGCCGACAAGGCAGCGGAGCGTTCCTTCGCGTTCGTCCGGCTCAACCAGTTGGCCATCGAGCACCTCCTGGGCGCCCACTAG
- a CDS encoding ROK family protein — translation MVMPAPAVAGPGGAAPGSVGDVRRSNLALVLGAIAEFPPDTCPSRAQIAGATGLTKASVSSLVLDLLDAGIIREIGLNPQGRGRPGVGLELNPGRAVMGMEINVDYISAAVVDLAGNVLIREVEERDNRNSPDAAVLAALSVLAARVRSAAGERGVEVLGGGLAVPGLVDPAAARVLTAPNLGWVDVDLDLGALLPEAPLGVALFNEANAAALAELRYRPDGASDFLFVSGEVGVGGGIVIGSELFTGPEGHAGEVGHIVVEPDGSRCSCGGTGCLETVAGQDAIFAASGVAPEASSRSASMSALLGALGAGDAKAVAAVERAGRCLGIALASTARVVNIQSVVLGGHFAVLEPWLRGPLIESVQKYAPGKYASEQVTVSAVGESGALLGAAGSVIRSLVEAPHRLQ, via the coding sequence ATGGTGATGCCGGCGCCAGCAGTGGCGGGACCGGGAGGCGCAGCCCCCGGAAGCGTGGGGGATGTCCGGCGCAGCAACCTTGCGCTGGTCCTGGGCGCGATCGCCGAATTCCCGCCCGATACCTGTCCCAGCCGGGCACAGATCGCGGGCGCAACAGGCTTGACCAAGGCGTCGGTATCCAGCCTGGTGCTGGACCTCCTGGACGCCGGAATCATCCGGGAAATAGGCCTGAACCCGCAGGGGCGCGGCCGGCCAGGTGTCGGACTTGAGCTCAACCCCGGCCGCGCTGTCATGGGGATGGAAATCAACGTGGACTACATCTCGGCGGCCGTAGTTGACCTCGCCGGAAATGTCCTGATCCGTGAAGTGGAGGAGCGCGATAACCGCAACAGTCCGGACGCCGCGGTGCTGGCTGCACTGTCAGTCCTGGCCGCGCGGGTACGGAGCGCGGCGGGTGAGCGGGGGGTTGAGGTCCTCGGCGGCGGGCTGGCCGTTCCTGGACTCGTTGACCCTGCTGCTGCGCGGGTGCTCACCGCCCCCAACCTTGGCTGGGTTGATGTGGACCTTGACCTTGGTGCTTTGCTGCCCGAAGCCCCCTTGGGTGTGGCGCTTTTCAATGAGGCCAACGCCGCAGCCTTGGCGGAACTGAGGTACCGGCCGGATGGTGCCTCCGACTTCCTGTTTGTCTCAGGTGAAGTGGGTGTTGGTGGCGGGATCGTCATCGGGTCCGAGCTGTTCACGGGTCCGGAGGGCCATGCCGGCGAAGTGGGGCACATCGTGGTGGAGCCGGACGGCAGCCGCTGTTCCTGCGGCGGTACCGGTTGCCTGGAAACCGTGGCTGGCCAGGACGCCATTTTCGCTGCGTCCGGCGTGGCCCCGGAGGCTTCATCACGGTCCGCCAGCATGTCCGCGCTGCTTGGGGCGCTGGGGGCCGGAGACGCCAAGGCCGTTGCCGCCGTTGAACGAGCGGGCCGCTGCCTGGGCATCGCGCTCGCGTCAACGGCGCGAGTGGTCAATATTCAGTCGGTGGTCCTTGGTGGGCATTTCGCGGTCCTCGAGCCATGGCTGCGTGGTCCGTTGATCGAAAGCGTGCAGAAGTACGCGCCGGGCAAGTATGCGTCGGAACAGGTCACAGTCTCCGCGGTGGGGGAGTCGGGAGCCCTGCTGGGTGCAGCCGGCAGCGTCATCCGGTCGTTGGTGGAGGCGCCGCACCGGCTGCAGTAG
- a CDS encoding single-stranded DNA-binding protein — translation MSETIITIRGFVATEITSSTTPGGVATASFRLGSTARRFDRASRTWGDGPTNWFTVQGYRNLAGTLGCSIRKGQPVIVVGKLKIDTWEKDGRVYHSTIIDAEAVGHDLTFGSANFIRTASRPALSLVEQPPVPDDDAGMGQVPDELEDHEDEHPGDHGQPAVVIEDSDGALASLDLETGELAEV, via the coding sequence ATGAGCGAAACGATCATCACCATCCGGGGCTTCGTGGCCACGGAGATAACGAGTTCCACCACGCCAGGGGGAGTGGCAACGGCCTCCTTCCGGCTCGGGTCCACCGCCCGTCGTTTTGACCGGGCATCCAGGACCTGGGGTGACGGACCCACCAACTGGTTCACGGTCCAGGGCTACCGCAACCTTGCTGGAACCCTGGGGTGCAGCATCCGGAAGGGCCAGCCGGTCATTGTTGTGGGCAAGCTGAAGATCGACACCTGGGAAAAGGACGGCCGGGTGTACCACTCCACCATCATCGACGCGGAGGCCGTGGGGCACGATCTCACCTTCGGATCGGCAAACTTCATTCGTACCGCGTCCAGGCCGGCCCTTTCCCTGGTGGAGCAGCCGCCGGTTCCGGATGACGACGCCGGAATGGGCCAGGTTCCGGATGAACTGGAGGACCACGAGGACGAACACCCCGGGGACCACGGCCAACCCGCAGTCGTCATCGAGGACAGTGACGGTGCCCTCGCCTCGCTGGACCTGGAAACGGGGGAACTCGCCGAAGTCTAG
- a CDS encoding DUF6993 domain-containing protein gives MHPTPYQRPNKGAGAALAFAVLACVLSGCVAGPSASQPAIGANDGQASSQARATGGVTQEPAQATGSAPGSTRPSGEPLADTSGGTQAAAAATEKMKRTVTDTLTKLASGTPKPATAQVSEALTSAGIAPGVLQVSQSRTPTGLEADAIEAAVLQGRDCVIGQVREGAVTVTVLPVLASGKCFVGS, from the coding sequence ATGCATCCCACCCCTTACCAGCGGCCGAACAAAGGCGCCGGTGCAGCACTGGCGTTCGCCGTCCTGGCCTGTGTCCTGTCAGGGTGTGTTGCCGGGCCTTCCGCAAGCCAACCGGCAATTGGGGCCAATGACGGGCAGGCGTCGTCGCAGGCCAGGGCAACCGGCGGTGTAACGCAGGAGCCGGCCCAGGCAACCGGTTCGGCCCCGGGAAGCACTCGTCCCAGCGGAGAACCGCTGGCCGACACGTCCGGTGGGACGCAAGCGGCTGCAGCGGCCACCGAGAAGATGAAACGCACTGTTACGGACACTCTGACCAAATTGGCAAGCGGAACCCCCAAGCCGGCCACAGCCCAGGTCAGCGAAGCCCTGACGAGTGCAGGTATCGCGCCTGGTGTTTTGCAGGTCTCGCAAAGCCGGACACCCACGGGACTGGAAGCGGATGCCATCGAAGCGGCCGTGCTTCAGGGGAGGGATTGTGTCATCGGGCAGGTGCGTGAAGGCGCCGTAACCGTCACGGTCCTTCCGGTGCTGGCCAGCGGTAAATGTTTCGTGGGGTCCTGA
- the ettA gene encoding energy-dependent translational throttle protein EttA codes for MAEFIYTMTKARKAVGEKLILDDVSMSFFPGAKIGVVGPNGAGKSTILKIMAGLDTPSNGEARLSPGYSVGILLQEPPLNEEKTVLGNVQEGVGEIYGKIQRFNEISEEMASPDADYDTLLEEMGKLQEAIDAADAWDLDSQLEQAMDALRCPPADADVTNLSGGERRRVALCKLLLQKPDLLLLDEPTNHLDAESVLWLEQHLSSYPGAVLAVTHDRYFLDHVAEWIAEVDRGHLYPYEGNYSTYLEKKRARLEIQGKKDAKQAKRLAEELEWVRSNAKGRQTKSKARLARYEEMAAEADRTRKLDFEEIQIPPGPRLGGLVLEAKNLQKGFEDRVLIDGLSFTLPRNGIVGVIGPNGVGKTTLFKTIVGLEPLDGGDLKIGDSVKISYADQSRGGIDPNKSLWEVVSDGLDFIQVGNVEMPSRAYVAAFGFKGPDQQKKAGVLSGGERNRLNLALTLKQGGNLLLLDEPTNDLDVETLSSLENALLEFPGCAVVVSHDRWFLDRVATHILAYEGDDENPSKWYWFEGNFESYEENKVQRLGPDAAKPHRVTHRRLTRD; via the coding sequence ATGGCGGAATTTATCTACACAATGACCAAGGCCCGCAAGGCCGTTGGCGAAAAACTCATCCTTGATGACGTAAGCATGTCCTTCTTTCCGGGCGCGAAGATCGGTGTTGTGGGCCCCAACGGTGCCGGTAAGTCCACCATCCTGAAGATCATGGCCGGCCTGGACACGCCCTCCAACGGTGAGGCCAGGCTCAGCCCCGGCTACAGCGTGGGCATCCTGCTCCAGGAACCGCCCCTGAACGAGGAAAAGACCGTCCTGGGCAACGTCCAGGAAGGCGTCGGCGAAATCTACGGAAAGATCCAGCGCTTCAACGAGATTTCCGAGGAAATGGCCAGCCCCGACGCTGACTACGACACCCTCCTCGAAGAGATGGGCAAGCTGCAGGAAGCCATCGACGCCGCCGATGCGTGGGACCTCGACTCCCAGTTGGAACAGGCCATGGACGCGCTGCGCTGCCCGCCGGCCGACGCCGACGTCACCAACCTTTCCGGTGGTGAACGCCGCCGCGTGGCACTTTGCAAGCTGCTCCTGCAGAAGCCGGACCTGCTGCTCCTCGATGAGCCCACCAACCACCTGGACGCCGAGAGCGTACTGTGGCTCGAACAGCACCTCTCCAGCTACCCCGGCGCCGTCCTTGCCGTGACCCACGACCGCTACTTCCTGGACCACGTGGCTGAATGGATTGCCGAAGTGGACCGCGGCCACCTCTACCCCTACGAAGGCAACTACTCCACCTACCTGGAGAAGAAGCGCGCCCGCCTGGAAATCCAGGGCAAGAAGGATGCCAAGCAGGCCAAGCGCCTCGCAGAGGAACTCGAGTGGGTCCGCTCCAACGCCAAGGGCCGCCAGACCAAGTCGAAGGCCCGTCTGGCCCGGTACGAGGAGATGGCTGCAGAGGCAGACCGTACCCGCAAGCTTGACTTCGAAGAGATCCAGATTCCGCCGGGACCCCGCCTGGGCGGCCTGGTCTTGGAGGCCAAGAACCTCCAGAAGGGCTTCGAGGACCGGGTCCTGATCGACGGGCTGTCCTTCACCCTGCCCCGCAACGGCATCGTGGGCGTCATTGGCCCCAACGGCGTGGGCAAGACCACCCTGTTCAAGACCATCGTCGGCCTGGAACCGCTCGACGGCGGCGACCTGAAGATCGGTGACTCGGTCAAGATCTCCTACGCGGACCAGAGCCGCGGCGGCATCGACCCCAACAAGAGCTTGTGGGAGGTCGTGTCCGACGGGCTCGACTTCATCCAGGTGGGCAATGTCGAGATGCCGTCCCGCGCCTACGTGGCCGCCTTCGGCTTCAAGGGCCCGGACCAGCAGAAGAAGGCCGGCGTCCTCTCCGGCGGTGAGCGGAACCGGCTGAACCTCGCCCTCACCCTTAAACAGGGCGGCAACCTGCTGCTGCTTGACGAGCCCACCAACGACCTCGACGTCGAAACCCTGAGCAGCCTGGAAAACGCGCTGCTCGAGTTCCCCGGCTGCGCCGTTGTGGTCTCGCACGACCGCTGGTTCCTTGACCGGGTGGCCACCCACATCCTGGCCTACGAGGGCGACGACGAAAACCCCTCCAAGTGGTACTGGTTCGAGGGCAACTTCGAATCCTACGAGGAGAACAAGGTCCAGCGGCTGGGCCCCGACGCCGCCAAGCCGCACCGCGTCACCCACCGGCGCCTCACCCGCGACTAG
- a CDS encoding acyl-CoA thioesterase has translation MTEAEAGLLAPPSGDPTSSLIELLDLGELEGARTDEDIFLGPSQRQPHHRVFGGQVLAQSLVAATRTVDPERFVHSMHGYFLRPGDANKPITFGVQRLRDGRSFSARRVHAYQDGVPILSMIASFQGEDAGIDHSSAMPAGIPDPESLPSTADLLGKFDHPVARHWAYERPFDIRHVDPPLYVSASGPREARNAVWMKTFGPMPDDSNLHRAALAYASDYTLLESILRRHGLNWTTPGMNVASLDHAMWWHRPARVDEWLLYVQESPSAHGARGLATGKIFNREGHHVASVAQEGMVRIPTLPEDS, from the coding sequence ATGACTGAAGCCGAAGCCGGACTGCTGGCGCCGCCAAGCGGAGACCCCACCTCATCGCTGATTGAACTGCTGGACCTTGGTGAGCTCGAGGGCGCGCGAACGGATGAGGACATTTTCCTGGGTCCCTCACAGCGGCAGCCGCACCACAGGGTGTTCGGCGGACAAGTGCTGGCGCAGTCGCTGGTCGCGGCCACCAGGACGGTGGATCCGGAGCGGTTCGTGCACTCCATGCACGGCTACTTCCTGCGGCCCGGCGACGCCAACAAACCCATCACCTTCGGAGTGCAGCGGCTGCGCGACGGCCGGTCCTTCTCCGCCAGGCGCGTCCACGCCTACCAGGACGGGGTGCCCATCCTGTCCATGATTGCCTCCTTCCAGGGTGAAGATGCAGGCATCGACCACTCCTCCGCCATGCCGGCTGGAATCCCGGACCCTGAGTCGCTGCCCAGCACGGCTGACCTGTTGGGGAAGTTCGACCACCCCGTGGCCAGGCATTGGGCGTACGAGCGCCCCTTTGACATCCGGCACGTGGACCCGCCGCTGTACGTGTCCGCCTCCGGGCCGCGGGAGGCCCGCAATGCCGTGTGGATGAAGACCTTCGGCCCGATGCCGGACGACTCCAACCTGCACCGCGCCGCCCTGGCCTACGCCAGCGACTACACGCTTCTCGAATCCATCCTGCGGCGGCACGGCCTGAACTGGACCACCCCGGGGATGAACGTCGCCAGCCTGGACCACGCGATGTGGTGGCACCGCCCGGCACGGGTGGACGAGTGGCTGCTTTACGTTCAGGAGTCCCCCAGCGCCCACGGCGCCCGCGGACTGGCCACCGGCAAGATTTTCAACCGTGAGGGACACCACGTCGCCTCGGTTGCCCAGGAGGGCATGGTCCGCATTCCCACTCTCCCGGAAGACTCATAG
- a CDS encoding globin: MSLPIEPRRPDQGQRPPLMQNDPFSKPEYTDSFYDAVGGHDTFVKLIDVFYDGVATDPLLRPMYPEEDLAPAKRRFLMFLEQYWGGPTTYGEERGHPRLRMRHMPFKVTPEAKDRWLFHMRTAVDALELPPLYEGTLWDYMERAALSMVNSPSGS, translated from the coding sequence ATGTCGCTTCCCATCGAGCCGCGCCGCCCTGACCAGGGGCAGCGGCCACCGCTGATGCAGAACGATCCCTTCAGCAAGCCGGAGTACACCGACAGCTTCTATGACGCAGTGGGCGGCCACGACACTTTCGTAAAGCTCATCGACGTCTTCTACGACGGCGTGGCTACTGATCCGCTGCTGCGGCCGATGTACCCGGAGGAGGACCTGGCCCCCGCCAAGCGCCGGTTCCTGATGTTCCTGGAGCAGTACTGGGGCGGCCCCACCACATACGGCGAGGAGCGCGGCCACCCGCGCCTGCGGATGCGGCACATGCCGTTCAAGGTCACGCCCGAGGCAAAGGACCGGTGGCTGTTCCACATGCGCACCGCCGTGGATGCCCTGGAATTACCGCCGCTCTACGAAGGCACCCTGTGGGACTACATGGAGCGGGCCGCCCTGTCCATGGTGAACAGCCCTTCGGGATCCTGA
- a CDS encoding mechanosensitive ion channel family protein, whose translation MVSMFSLLPPATSQPSGVSIPGIVISLGIGVAIWLVATFIISRITKRVAAGSNFFKKPTFKWVAPAFRALDHERRVQRAETIGSLLNSVVGVLVVIITGMYVLQNLDINIAPLLTSVGILGVAIGFGAQQLIRDFLAGIFITIEDQYGIGDVIETSEVVGVVESMGLRITRVRSDDGAIWYLRNGEILRVGNRSQGRYVPLHESDDGTTDQGSAHVETKKTDQKAGD comes from the coding sequence ATGGTCAGCATGTTTTCCCTCCTGCCCCCTGCCACCAGCCAGCCAAGCGGCGTAAGCATCCCGGGCATCGTGATCAGCCTCGGCATTGGGGTCGCCATCTGGCTGGTAGCGACCTTCATCATCTCGCGCATCACCAAGCGCGTCGCGGCGGGAAGCAATTTCTTCAAGAAGCCAACCTTCAAATGGGTGGCGCCGGCCTTCCGCGCCCTGGACCACGAACGCCGGGTCCAGCGCGCGGAGACGATTGGTTCGCTCCTGAACAGTGTGGTGGGGGTGCTGGTGGTGATCATCACCGGCATGTACGTACTGCAGAACCTGGACATTAATATTGCCCCGCTTCTGACCAGCGTGGGAATCCTCGGTGTGGCCATCGGCTTCGGCGCCCAGCAGCTGATCCGGGACTTCCTGGCCGGGATTTTCATTACCATTGAGGACCAGTACGGGATTGGCGATGTGATCGAAACCAGCGAAGTGGTGGGCGTGGTCGAGTCCATGGGCCTGCGCATCACCCGCGTCCGCTCGGACGACGGCGCCATCTGGTACCTGCGCAACGGCGAGATCCTGCGCGTGGGCAACCGGTCGCAGGGGCGCTACGTCCCGCTGCACGAATCCGACGACGGGACCACCGACCAGGGCTCGGCGCACGTTGAGACCAAGAAGACAGACCAGAAAGCCGGGGACTAG
- a CDS encoding OsmC family protein, with amino-acid sequence MSLGEHHYSLAVQWTGNLGDGTSSYRSYSRDHDVLIPGLPPLKGSADPTFHGDRERYNPEQLLLAALAQCHMLSYLHVAVKHGVVVTDYRDEATGLMRLNRDGSGQFERVVLHPRVTVADPAQAELAASLHNEANQVCFIARSVNFPVEHRPETVAG; translated from the coding sequence GTGAGCCTTGGCGAACACCACTACTCCCTGGCGGTCCAATGGACCGGCAACCTCGGAGACGGCACCTCGTCCTACCGGAGCTACTCGCGCGACCATGACGTGCTCATTCCGGGCCTGCCACCCCTGAAGGGCTCGGCCGATCCCACGTTCCATGGGGACCGGGAACGGTACAACCCGGAGCAGCTCCTCCTGGCCGCGCTGGCCCAGTGCCACATGCTGTCCTATCTGCATGTGGCCGTGAAGCACGGTGTGGTGGTCACTGACTACCGGGACGAGGCAACCGGGCTGATGCGGCTCAACCGGGACGGCAGCGGCCAGTTCGAGCGGGTGGTCCTGCATCCGCGCGTGACGGTGGCCGACCCCGCGCAGGCCGAACTGGCGGCATCGCTGCACAACGAGGCCAACCAGGTCTGCTTCATCGCGCGGAGCGTGAACTTTCCGGTGGAACACCGGCCGGAGACCGTGGCGGGCTAG